A window from Bacillus marinisedimentorum encodes these proteins:
- a CDS encoding DUF3055 domain-containing protein codes for MSERHYLYDETADTKTRFVSFMGTNHRFDLGIMNTDRYYGKSIVLDILSGRFAIIGSDDLDEEGYLEHAFNLNEEDGEELREFLREVVSV; via the coding sequence GTGAGCGAACGGCATTATTTATACGATGAAACAGCGGACACAAAAACACGCTTCGTCAGTTTCATGGGAACAAACCATCGATTTGACCTGGGCATCATGAACACAGACCGTTATTACGGCAAAAGCATCGTCCTTGATATCCTGAGCGGACGTTTTGCGATAATCGGCTCGGATGACCTTGATGAAGAAGGGTATCTGGAGCATGCCTTTAACTTGAATGAAGAAGATGGCGAAGAATTGCGTGAATTTCTTCGTGAAGTTGTCTCAGTATAA
- a CDS encoding cytosolic protein, with amino-acid sequence MRNYITPEQLPEGPYGAPRNKHEPVQNKSTPWRESQRYYSAFNYEFKNLHYNIPRQGMEPAHPPHSEGKGEPD; translated from the coding sequence ATGCGGAATTATATCACACCGGAACAGCTGCCGGAAGGCCCGTATGGCGCTCCGCGGAATAAGCATGAGCCTGTCCAAAACAAAAGCACACCTTGGCGTGAAAGTCAGCGATATTACAGCGCATTTAACTATGAGTTCAAAAATCTCCACTACAACATCCCGCGCCAGGGAATGGAACCTGCCCACCCGCCGCACTCAGAAGGAAAAGGCGAACCGGATTAA
- a CDS encoding YutD family protein — MICINNHCWEIVEESKNGFDEETFKARYSEILNKYDYIVGDWGYDQLRLKGFFDDHNQKSSYDTKISTLSEYLYEYCNFGCAYFVLKKVKK, encoded by the coding sequence ATGATATGTATAAATAACCATTGCTGGGAAATTGTCGAGGAAAGCAAAAATGGATTCGATGAAGAAACCTTCAAAGCGCGGTACAGTGAAATCTTAAATAAATATGACTATATTGTTGGCGATTGGGGATATGACCAGCTGCGGCTAAAAGGTTTTTTTGACGATCACAATCAAAAATCAAGCTATGACACAAAAATAAGCACGCTGTCTGAATACCTTTATGAATACTGCAATTTTGGCTGTGCCTATTTTGTCCTGAAAAAAGTGAAAAAGTAA
- a CDS encoding YhcN/YlaJ family sporulation lipoprotein, with translation MQVIKKVIGAAAVSTLLVLPACQMGAQPDDIYEESGDTINVGDRNELNNRNQDSDQFGYVRYQKSDVANDRTNRNNDAMYIDREGLADAISRMGRQLPEVDDIATLVTDEEVLVAYDTESADRNQTADMVKKTAISVVPRYYHVYVSDNPNMINQIERFGNNGSNNRDIEQIIDRTIAEMKKSPQGKKLSDGENENGEMSGEMNGEYEDRGMNR, from the coding sequence ATGCAAGTGATAAAAAAAGTGATAGGTGCAGCCGCGGTCAGCACATTGCTTGTTTTACCCGCCTGCCAGATGGGTGCGCAGCCTGATGACATATACGAAGAAAGCGGCGATACGATAAATGTCGGCGACCGCAATGAATTAAACAATCGAAACCAGGATTCGGATCAATTCGGTTATGTGCGATATCAAAAAAGCGATGTTGCCAATGATCGCACAAACCGGAATAACGATGCCATGTATATTGACCGGGAAGGTCTCGCAGATGCGATTAGCCGCATGGGCAGGCAGCTTCCTGAAGTCGATGATATTGCCACACTCGTTACCGACGAAGAAGTGTTGGTGGCCTATGACACCGAGTCAGCTGACAGGAATCAGACTGCAGATATGGTAAAGAAAACAGCCATATCTGTCGTTCCCCGTTATTACCATGTTTACGTATCGGACAATCCGAACATGATCAACCAGATCGAACGGTTCGGAAATAATGGCTCAAACAACCGTGACATTGAGCAAATCATCGACAGAACCATCGCTGAAATGAAAAAATCACCGCAAGGCAAAAAGCTGAGCGATGGCGAAAATGAAAACGGTGAAATGAGCGGAGAAATGAACGGTGAGTACGAAGACAGGGGAATGAACCGTTAA
- the lipA gene encoding lipoyl synthase, translating into MAKKEEYIRKPDWLKIKLNTNDNYTGLKKMMREKNLHTVCEEAKCPNIHECWAERKTATFMILGDVCTRACRFCAVKTGLPSELDWQEPERVADSVEMMGLKHAVITAVARDDLKDGGAGVFAETVRAVRRKNPGTTIEVLPSDMNGVYENLKTLMDAKPDILNHNIETVRRLSDRVRARAKYDRSLEFLRRAKEMEPDIPTKSSLMVGLGETKEDILETMDDLRANDVDIMTIGQYLQPSRKHLKVEKYYHPDEFAELKKIGLEKGFRYVESGPLVRSSYHADEQVDAAAE; encoded by the coding sequence TTGGCTAAGAAAGAAGAATATATCCGCAAGCCGGATTGGCTTAAGATCAAGTTGAATACAAACGATAATTATACCGGCCTAAAGAAAATGATGCGTGAAAAGAACTTACATACAGTATGTGAAGAAGCGAAATGCCCGAATATCCATGAGTGCTGGGCTGAAAGGAAAACAGCTACGTTTATGATTCTCGGAGATGTTTGTACGCGCGCCTGCCGTTTTTGCGCCGTAAAGACAGGGCTTCCTTCCGAATTGGACTGGCAGGAACCGGAACGGGTTGCAGACTCTGTTGAGATGATGGGTCTGAAGCATGCTGTCATTACGGCAGTTGCCCGAGATGATCTGAAAGACGGCGGTGCCGGCGTCTTTGCCGAGACTGTCAGGGCGGTCAGAAGGAAAAATCCTGGTACAACGATTGAAGTGCTGCCATCCGATATGAATGGCGTCTATGAGAACCTAAAAACGCTGATGGATGCAAAACCGGATATCCTGAACCATAATATCGAAACCGTGCGCCGTCTCTCCGACCGGGTAAGGGCACGGGCAAAATACGACCGTTCCCTTGAGTTTTTACGCCGTGCAAAAGAAATGGAACCTGATATCCCGACGAAATCAAGCCTAATGGTGGGACTTGGCGAAACGAAGGAAGATATCCTCGAAACAATGGATGACCTTCGGGCGAATGATGTTGACATCATGACCATCGGCCAGTATTTGCAGCCTTCCAGAAAACACTTGAAGGTTGAAAAGTACTACCATCCTGATGAGTTTGCAGAATTGAAAAAAATCGGACTTGAAAAAGGATTCCGTTATGTGGAATCAGGGCCTCTTGTTCGTTCTTCCTACCATGCAGATGAACAGGTGGACGCTGCTGCGGAATAA
- a CDS encoding M23 family metallopeptidase, translating into MRVLKSVTLLLAAILLFLAFPAGPYAEGSQSEAEEYSQRMALYKKTEAVTRIPWYFLAAVDQYERSVRRARKDRPEAEGLIAVFFSPAQWSGPLNPNQEDTNPASIGLFGGMGKDGNGDGKAEQTNDEDVLYTLAHYLEGYGHDDDNFTIALWEYYNREQAVNIVMANALLFKTYNRIDLVEHAFPVPLNVNYSYRSTWGDRRGWGGLRIHEGTDIFADYGVPVRATGYGVIEMKGWNRFGGWRIGIRDINNNYHYFAHLRGFADGIKEGQTVKPGTVIGYVGSSGYGKPGTQGKFPPHLHYGIYRDNGAVEWSYDPYPYLKVWERKERQKNK; encoded by the coding sequence ATACGCGTGCTGAAAAGCGTTACGCTTTTACTTGCCGCCATTCTTTTGTTTTTAGCCTTCCCGGCTGGTCCGTATGCCGAAGGGTCTCAGAGTGAGGCAGAAGAATACAGTCAGCGCATGGCATTATATAAGAAAACGGAAGCAGTCACCAGAATTCCGTGGTATTTTCTGGCAGCGGTCGATCAATACGAAAGAAGCGTCCGCCGGGCACGAAAGGACCGGCCTGAAGCGGAAGGCTTGATTGCTGTGTTTTTTTCTCCTGCTCAATGGAGCGGGCCGCTTAACCCGAATCAGGAAGATACGAATCCTGCTTCTATCGGTTTATTTGGCGGGATGGGCAAAGACGGAAACGGTGACGGCAAAGCCGAGCAGACAAATGATGAAGATGTCCTTTATACACTTGCGCACTATTTGGAAGGGTACGGCCATGATGATGATAACTTCACCATCGCCTTGTGGGAATATTATAATAGGGAACAGGCTGTCAATATCGTCATGGCAAATGCGTTATTATTCAAAACCTACAACCGCATTGACCTCGTTGAACATGCCTTTCCGGTACCGCTCAATGTCAACTACAGCTACCGGAGCACGTGGGGGGACCGGCGCGGCTGGGGCGGGTTAAGAATCCATGAAGGCACCGATATTTTCGCCGATTATGGGGTCCCTGTAAGGGCAACCGGTTACGGCGTGATTGAAATGAAGGGCTGGAACCGCTTTGGCGGGTGGCGCATCGGCATCAGGGATATCAACAACAATTACCATTATTTTGCCCATTTACGCGGTTTTGCCGACGGCATTAAAGAAGGGCAGACGGTCAAACCCGGAACCGTCATCGGCTATGTCGGAAGTTCCGGTTATGGAAAGCCGGGAACTCAAGGAAAATTCCCGCCGCACCTCCATTATGGAATATACCGGGATAACGGTGCGGTCGAATGGTCTTATGATCCATATCCGTACCTGAAAGTGTGGGAACGGAAAGAGCGACAGAAGAATAAATAA
- a CDS encoding methionine/alanine import family NSS transporter small subunit, with amino-acid sequence MTGSAITMMVIGMVIIWGGLAASITNAVKKAKE; translated from the coding sequence ATGACAGGAAGTGCAATTACCATGATGGTTATCGGTATGGTCATTATTTGGGGCGGCCTGGCCGCAAGTATCACCAATGCGGTAAAAAAAGCGAAGGAATAA
- a CDS encoding sodium-dependent transporter, producing MENRQQWGTRAGFILAAMGSAIGLGNIWRFPATAYENGGGAFFLPYLFALLTAGIPLLILEFTMGHKYRGSAPLSYARMNRKSEWIGWWQVAVSFVISTYYAVIIAWAMAFTVFSFSQRWGSDTEGFLFGEYLQLADVGEVGGIVPGVFIPLVLVWAITLGVLFKGVKKGIEVANKIFIPTLVVLFLIIVLRAVTLDGAAAGLEAFFKPNWDTILDGNVWVAAYGQIFFSLSIAFAIMITYSSYLPKKSDITNNAFITGFGNSAFELLAGIGVFSALGFMATQANVPVGEVVSGGIGLAFVVFPQIINEFPALNGLFGVLFFGSLVLAGLSSLISIVETFVAGVQDKFKVSRTTSVLVGGGLSAVVSILYATKGGLYFLDAADHFINQFGVALSGLIEVVAIAWFAKKLGLFEKHANSLSDIALGIWWKISLGFITPLVLGFMMFDNFRQNLTENYEGYPTSFLLYSGWGVAAGALIIGFLFSMKRWDKQTQLTVDSEKEVV from the coding sequence ATGGAAAACCGTCAACAGTGGGGGACGAGAGCTGGTTTTATTTTGGCGGCTATGGGTTCAGCCATCGGTCTGGGAAACATATGGAGATTTCCTGCGACTGCGTATGAGAATGGCGGAGGCGCCTTTTTCCTGCCGTATTTGTTTGCACTATTAACTGCAGGGATTCCGCTGCTTATCCTTGAATTTACAATGGGGCATAAGTACCGGGGATCAGCGCCGCTATCTTATGCAAGGATGAACAGGAAATCAGAATGGATCGGCTGGTGGCAAGTAGCGGTATCATTTGTTATTTCAACTTATTATGCAGTCATCATTGCGTGGGCGATGGCATTCACTGTTTTTTCATTTTCCCAAAGGTGGGGAAGCGACACGGAAGGATTCCTGTTCGGCGAGTATTTGCAGCTTGCTGATGTGGGAGAAGTCGGAGGCATTGTCCCGGGTGTATTCATTCCACTCGTTCTCGTGTGGGCGATCACGCTCGGCGTATTGTTCAAAGGCGTAAAGAAAGGGATTGAAGTCGCAAACAAAATTTTCATCCCGACACTCGTCGTCCTGTTCCTGATTATCGTACTTCGTGCAGTTACTCTCGATGGTGCGGCTGCAGGGCTTGAAGCATTCTTCAAACCGAACTGGGATACGATTTTGGATGGTAACGTTTGGGTAGCGGCTTACGGACAGATTTTCTTCAGCTTGTCCATTGCGTTTGCTATTATGATCACTTATTCAAGCTACCTGCCGAAAAAATCGGACATTACCAATAATGCATTCATCACCGGTTTCGGTAACTCGGCGTTTGAATTGCTGGCTGGTATAGGGGTTTTCAGTGCCCTCGGTTTCATGGCGACACAGGCCAACGTACCGGTGGGAGAAGTCGTATCAGGCGGAATCGGCCTGGCATTTGTTGTGTTCCCGCAAATCATTAATGAGTTCCCGGCTTTGAACGGCCTGTTTGGGGTCCTGTTCTTCGGTTCACTTGTTCTTGCCGGACTATCTTCACTCATTTCAATTGTGGAAACCTTTGTCGCGGGTGTCCAGGATAAGTTTAAAGTGTCGCGTACGACATCCGTATTGGTCGGCGGCGGTTTGTCTGCTGTCGTTTCGATTTTGTACGCAACAAAAGGCGGACTTTACTTCCTGGATGCAGCCGACCACTTCATTAACCAGTTCGGTGTTGCGCTTTCAGGCCTCATTGAAGTTGTTGCAATTGCGTGGTTTGCCAAGAAACTCGGCCTTTTCGAAAAGCATGCCAACAGCTTATCTGATATCGCGCTTGGTATATGGTGGAAAATTTCACTTGGCTTCATTACGCCTCTTGTACTCGGTTTCATGATGTTCGACAACTTCAGGCAGAACCTGACGGAAAACTATGAAGGTTATCCGACCAGCTTCCTTCTTTACTCAGGCTGGGGTGTGGCAGCAGGAGCGCTCATAATAGGCTTCCTCTTCTCCATGAAGCGGTGGGATAAGCAAACCCAACTGACAGTCGACTCTGAAAAGGAGGTCGTGTAA
- a CDS encoding selenium metabolism-associated LysR family transcriptional regulator, whose product MMDLIQLEVFLSVAETKSFSETGRIVHRAQSSVTRTIKQLEMELGTSLFHRTTHAVELTRAGRALVPYAKEMLNLQEKLIRSISIIEKKVSGPLKIGASLTIADAVLPHLLEEFISLYPQVKFKVTIDTSHNVMQALQNRGIHFALTEAEIPANDSISVKPFKEDELVVIVRPDHPAAQKKSISLAELSKLPLVMREKGSGMRAFTERMFSQEGISFDDLDIVMELNSTETIKKMTANGLGAAIISKSCLNRELELKLLKPLSIKPTPLKRNFYYAYREEGSLYPSIEALQDILLDLYGGKNRIMDEE is encoded by the coding sequence ATGATGGACTTGATCCAGCTGGAGGTTTTTTTATCGGTCGCCGAAACAAAGAGTTTTTCGGAAACAGGGAGAATTGTCCACAGAGCGCAATCCTCTGTGACACGGACAATCAAGCAGCTTGAAATGGAATTGGGTACGAGTCTGTTTCACCGCACCACTCATGCGGTCGAACTGACACGGGCAGGGCGTGCGCTCGTCCCTTATGCAAAAGAGATGCTCAATCTCCAGGAGAAATTGATCCGCAGCATCTCCATTATAGAAAAGAAAGTTTCCGGCCCGTTAAAAATTGGTGCGAGTTTAACGATAGCAGATGCAGTACTTCCCCATCTGCTCGAAGAATTTATAAGCCTTTATCCACAGGTCAAATTTAAAGTTACGATTGACACTTCGCATAATGTCATGCAGGCCCTCCAAAACCGTGGCATTCATTTTGCCCTGACAGAAGCAGAAATACCTGCCAATGACAGCATCTCTGTCAAACCATTCAAGGAAGATGAACTTGTTGTGATCGTAAGGCCAGACCATCCTGCCGCCCAGAAGAAGAGCATTTCGCTTGCCGAGCTTTCCAAGCTGCCGCTTGTCATGCGCGAAAAGGGCTCCGGTATGCGGGCTTTCACAGAAAGGATGTTCAGCCAGGAGGGTATTTCATTTGATGATCTAGATATCGTCATGGAACTTAATAGCACAGAAACAATAAAAAAGATGACAGCCAACGGCCTTGGAGCCGCCATCATCTCGAAATCCTGCCTGAACCGGGAACTCGAACTGAAATTGCTGAAGCCTCTTTCCATAAAGCCCACGCCTTTGAAACGGAATTTTTATTATGCTTACAGGGAAGAAGGGTCCTTATACCCTTCTATCGAAGCGCTCCAGGATATTCTTCTCGATTTGTACGGCGGAAAGAATCGAATAATGGATGAAGAATGA
- a CDS encoding sulfite exporter TauE/SafE family protein has translation MELSVGYIIVLFAIGFFGSFISGMVGIGGSIIKYPMLLFIPPMLGLAAFNAHEVSGISAVQVFFATIGGVWAFRKGGYLKKDLILIMGLSILAGSFIGGYGSKMMSGDQINMVYATLATIATIMMFLPKKNVNDIPMDQISYNKTLAGSLAFIIGIAAGIVGAAGAFMVVPVMLVVLKIPTRVTIATSLGITFLSSIGSTIGKVATGQVLFWPAVIMVVASLLAAPLGANASKKINPKVLEGILAALILGTAVKIWSSIL, from the coding sequence ATGGAATTATCAGTAGGTTACATTATCGTGCTATTTGCGATCGGATTTTTCGGATCGTTTATTTCTGGAATGGTTGGCATCGGCGGATCGATCATCAAGTATCCGATGCTGCTTTTCATCCCGCCGATGCTCGGCCTGGCAGCCTTTAATGCCCATGAGGTATCCGGAATCAGCGCCGTTCAGGTGTTTTTCGCGACAATCGGCGGTGTCTGGGCATTCCGCAAAGGCGGTTACTTGAAAAAAGACTTAATCCTGATCATGGGACTCAGCATTTTAGCCGGAAGCTTCATCGGCGGATATGGTTCTAAAATGATGTCCGGTGACCAGATAAATATGGTTTATGCCACACTTGCGACCATCGCGACAATCATGATGTTTTTGCCTAAGAAAAACGTCAATGACATTCCGATGGATCAGATTTCGTACAATAAGACGCTGGCCGGGTCACTGGCATTCATCATCGGCATCGCAGCGGGGATTGTCGGAGCAGCAGGCGCATTCATGGTTGTTCCGGTCATGCTTGTTGTCCTGAAAATCCCGACCCGTGTGACGATTGCAACATCACTTGGAATCACATTCCTATCTTCCATCGGATCCACCATCGGCAAAGTGGCGACAGGCCAGGTGCTTTTCTGGCCGGCGGTTATAATGGTTGTGGCTTCCCTGCTGGCTGCGCCGCTTGGAGCGAATGCTTCCAAGAAAATCAACCCGAAGGTTCTTGAAGGAATTCTCGCCGCATTGATTTTAGGAACAGCCGTTAAAATTTGGTCTTCGATCCTTTAA
- a CDS encoding Na+/H+ antiporter NhaC family protein codes for MEGTIISLIPPLLALVMVVITRRVLLSLGTGIIAGALVVSDFSPAGTVKKIYDSFAGTFVSDGALNTWNVYILLFLLLLGMMTAFISMAGGSRAFGEWALKRVKTRAGAQIVTAILGVLIFIDDYFNSLAVGQVSRPLTDRHGVSRAKLAYIIDSTSAPICVVSPVSSWGAYIIALIGTVLATHSVTGYSAFSAFIAMIPMNIYVFISILTVFAVAIFNLDFGAMKIHEKRALNEGQMTDPDRGKVPGELKDDLPVSDKGTVGALVWPIVVLIIATVGSMVLTGRSAAIEAGTEVTILTIFENTDVAASLLYGGLIGLAATIAFYVKTAGFSGSVFKTGIVEGIRSMLPAVYILVFAWSIVTIIDELGTGAYLAGLVEQSNMNVDFLPVALFAVAGIMAFATGTSWGTFGIMLPIAGEIAAASDITLLLPSLAAVLAGSVFGDHCSPISDTTILSSTGAGSHHIDHVITQLPYAISSAVISAIGFVVLGLTGSTWIALAVAIILLAAVVAVLKLSVGKSYREANESV; via the coding sequence ATGGAAGGAACAATTATTTCCCTCATTCCGCCGCTGCTGGCATTAGTTATGGTAGTGATCACAAGGCGGGTATTATTATCACTTGGAACAGGCATCATTGCCGGTGCATTAGTTGTTTCCGATTTTTCCCCGGCAGGCACAGTCAAAAAAATTTATGACAGCTTTGCAGGAACGTTTGTATCTGACGGTGCACTAAATACATGGAATGTTTATATTCTGTTGTTCTTGCTGCTGCTCGGTATGATGACAGCATTCATTTCTATGGCCGGAGGCAGCCGCGCATTTGGCGAATGGGCCCTTAAACGGGTGAAAACCCGGGCTGGAGCCCAGATAGTTACAGCGATTCTTGGTGTATTGATTTTTATAGATGACTATTTCAACAGTCTTGCCGTCGGGCAAGTAAGCCGGCCGCTGACCGACCGTCATGGAGTTTCTCGGGCCAAGCTTGCTTATATTATCGATTCGACTTCGGCGCCAATTTGCGTCGTATCCCCTGTTTCCAGCTGGGGGGCGTATATTATCGCGCTAATAGGAACTGTACTGGCTACACACAGTGTAACTGGCTATAGTGCGTTTTCAGCTTTCATTGCCATGATTCCGATGAACATTTATGTGTTTATATCCATTTTGACAGTGTTTGCCGTTGCTATTTTCAACCTTGATTTCGGGGCAATGAAAATTCACGAAAAACGCGCTCTGAATGAGGGTCAAATGACGGACCCGGACCGCGGAAAAGTGCCTGGAGAATTGAAGGATGATCTTCCTGTCAGCGACAAAGGCACTGTAGGTGCACTTGTCTGGCCAATTGTGGTGTTAATCATCGCCACAGTCGGTTCGATGGTCCTGACTGGCCGCAGTGCAGCGATCGAAGCAGGTACGGAGGTAACGATCCTTACGATTTTTGAAAACACAGATGTAGCAGCTTCCTTGCTGTACGGCGGGCTGATCGGGCTTGCGGCGACAATCGCCTTCTACGTGAAAACCGCCGGGTTTAGCGGTTCGGTGTTTAAAACTGGTATAGTGGAAGGGATTCGTTCCATGCTTCCGGCTGTCTATATTCTTGTTTTCGCCTGGTCGATTGTTACGATCATTGATGAACTTGGCACAGGTGCCTATCTTGCAGGACTTGTTGAGCAATCCAATATGAATGTTGACTTCCTGCCGGTCGCCCTTTTTGCAGTGGCAGGCATTATGGCGTTCGCTACAGGGACTTCATGGGGAACGTTTGGCATCATGCTGCCGATCGCAGGTGAAATTGCGGCTGCTTCTGATATCACGCTGCTGCTCCCTTCACTGGCGGCTGTTCTTGCCGGATCCGTATTCGGAGACCACTGCTCGCCTATTTCTGACACGACGATTCTGTCATCGACGGGCGCAGGAAGTCATCATATTGACCATGTGATCACGCAGCTTCCATATGCAATCAGCAGTGCCGTTATCTCAGCAATCGGCTTTGTTGTCCTTGGCCTCACCGGAAGCACATGGATTGCCCTTGCAGTTGCCATCATTTTATTGGCGGCAGTTGTTGCGGTATTGAAATTAAGTGTCGGCAAATCCTACCGTGAAGCTAATGAAAGCGTATAA
- the yunB gene encoding sporulation protein YunB, which translates to MSRFRRKGPLPFRHVIIITFVLFIIFTVQGLWIINRGIEPALMSIAETESMRLARQAINYSISKKITEDVEAEDLIEVVEDEQGRISTVGYNRKVVTDLLAKTTLRVQNYLDKIGEGEEPEIGVPPEIEIQTEPGTNESTGIIYEIPLGQATNNALLANLGPKVPVRFTAIGDVQSNISTDVTPYGINNMLLHISIHYEVNVKVVIPFSTKTAKVATDIPVDIRVIQGEVPYFYNSSEGGASPSFEMPVE; encoded by the coding sequence ATGTCCCGTTTTCGCCGTAAAGGACCGCTGCCGTTCCGGCATGTTATCATTATTACCTTTGTTTTGTTCATCATCTTTACGGTCCAGGGTCTCTGGATCATTAACAGAGGAATCGAACCAGCTTTGATGAGTATTGCCGAAACCGAATCAATGCGGCTGGCACGCCAGGCGATCAACTACTCGATCAGTAAAAAGATTACAGAGGATGTAGAAGCTGAAGATTTGATAGAAGTGGTTGAAGATGAACAGGGGAGAATATCCACTGTTGGATATAATCGAAAAGTGGTAACCGACCTGCTGGCCAAAACTACCCTGAGAGTCCAAAATTACCTGGACAAAATCGGGGAAGGGGAAGAACCTGAAATTGGAGTCCCTCCCGAAATAGAAATCCAGACGGAGCCCGGCACGAATGAGTCGACAGGAATCATTTATGAGATTCCCCTCGGCCAGGCGACCAATAATGCCCTCCTTGCCAACCTGGGGCCGAAAGTGCCGGTCAGGTTCACGGCAATCGGAGACGTTCAGTCCAATATTAGTACAGATGTCACACCTTATGGCATCAATAATATGCTGCTGCATATTTCCATCCATTATGAAGTGAATGTTAAGGTCGTTATTCCTTTTTCGACCAAAACTGCAAAAGTAGCCACTGATATTCCGGTTGATATCCGTGTAATACAGGGAGAAGTCCCTTATTTCTACAACAGCAGTGAAGGAGGTGCTTCTCCTTCGTTCGAAATGCCGGTGGAATAA
- a CDS encoding HD-GYP domain-containing protein produces MRLISTKQLKPGDQLHDPVYNERGDTLIQRKIPLTVRMIQRLIGMGISFVYVEDPATEDVVMVHPISKQTRRRAVQQIRTTFNGFEEEKLKKSFHLDEAVSDFTNIVRDILSDLHKNKDAINLLSEVIGYDSYIFSHSVNVTIYSLALGLEMKMPQRRLEEIGLGAILHDIGKMYVPHQVLNKPGKLDEQEFQTIKEHTTNGFQLLRSIPAIPLVAAHCAYQHHERLDGSGYPRGISSEDIHQYGKLMAVTDVFDAVTSNRVYRQAMLPHEGMELLYSGAGTLFDSRVVEAFRRTVVLYPNGITIKLSDGTTGVVIRQNKGLTERPVVRILEEAGRKIQHPYEVDLSKELSLMVIECHTQMKEDESAASLNTL; encoded by the coding sequence ATGAGACTCATATCAACAAAACAGCTAAAGCCCGGCGATCAGTTACATGATCCGGTATATAACGAACGCGGCGACACCTTGATTCAAAGGAAGATCCCCCTGACTGTACGAATGATCCAGAGGCTCATTGGAATGGGTATTTCCTTTGTGTATGTTGAGGATCCGGCTACTGAAGATGTGGTCATGGTGCATCCGATTTCGAAACAAACAAGAAGAAGAGCCGTTCAGCAAATCCGGACAACCTTTAATGGTTTCGAAGAAGAAAAGTTAAAAAAATCATTTCATCTTGATGAAGCCGTATCTGACTTTACGAATATTGTGAGGGATATTTTGAGTGACCTCCATAAAAACAAAGATGCAATCAACCTGCTGTCTGAGGTGATCGGCTATGACAGCTACATATTCAGTCATTCTGTCAATGTGACAATTTATTCACTTGCACTAGGATTGGAGATGAAAATGCCGCAGCGGCGGCTCGAAGAGATCGGACTTGGAGCGATCCTGCATGATATCGGTAAAATGTATGTGCCGCACCAGGTTCTTAATAAGCCTGGAAAACTGGATGAGCAAGAATTCCAGACCATAAAGGAACATACGACAAATGGTTTTCAGCTGCTTCGCAGCATCCCTGCTATTCCGCTTGTTGCCGCCCACTGTGCGTACCAGCATCATGAACGTCTTGATGGTTCAGGCTACCCGCGCGGCATTTCGTCTGAAGATATCCATCAATATGGAAAACTGATGGCAGTGACAGATGTATTTGATGCTGTGACTTCGAATCGGGTATACCGTCAGGCGATGCTGCCCCATGAGGGAATGGAGCTCTTATATTCCGGAGCCGGAACGCTGTTTGACTCCAGGGTTGTGGAAGCTTTCCGAAGAACGGTGGTGCTTTATCCAAACGGTATCACGATCAAATTGTCAGATGGGACTACAGGTGTTGTCATCCGGCAAAATAAAGGACTTACCGAACGGCCGGTCGTCCGTATTTTGGAAGAAGCGGGCAGAAAAATCCAGCACCCCTATGAAGTGGATCTAAGTAAGGAACTGTCTTTGATGGTTATTGAGTGTCATACTCAAATGAAAGAAGATGAATCAGCAGCATCCCTAAACACGCTGTGA
- a CDS encoding YunC family protein, with product MVSMSPVTIAGHQFTAVTVKLPKTNLMAVTSDKGYIMCGALDIALFNEKLKDRGIIAGRAVGVRTIDQLLDAPLESVTIEAEQHGITVGMKGRDALLKMI from the coding sequence ATGGTCAGCATGTCCCCGGTCACCATTGCAGGGCACCAGTTTACAGCCGTGACTGTCAAGCTTCCGAAAACTAATTTAATGGCTGTCACAAGTGATAAGGGGTACATTATGTGCGGAGCACTTGATATCGCGTTATTTAATGAAAAGTTAAAAGACCGAGGCATTATCGCCGGCCGTGCCGTTGGTGTCAGGACAATCGACCAGCTGCTTGATGCGCCGCTGGAATCGGTGACAATTGAAGCGGAGCAGCACGGCATTACCGTTGGGATGAAAGGCAGGGATGCCCTGCTTAAAATGATATAA